The following proteins are co-located in the Anas platyrhynchos isolate ZD024472 breed Pekin duck chromosome 1, IASCAAS_PekinDuck_T2T, whole genome shotgun sequence genome:
- the MYF5 gene encoding myogenic factor 5 (The RefSeq protein has 2 substitutions compared to this genomic sequence): protein MEVMDGCQFSPSELFYDSSCLSSPEGEFPEDFEPRDLPPFGAHQPAEPACSEEEEHVRAPSGHHQAGHCLMWACKACKRKSTTMDRRKAATMRERRRLKKVNQAFETLKRCTTANPNQRLPKVEILRNAIRYIESLQELLREQVENYYHLPGQSCSEPTSPTSSCSDGMADCGSPVWPARGSSLEAGYCSEMPHGYGAEPSSTLSSLDCLSSIVDRLSPGGEPLRHPGSLSPGASIDSGPGTPGTPPPRRTYQAL, encoded by the exons atggaggtgaTGGACAGCTGCCAGTTCTCCCCGTCCGAGCTCTTCTACGAcagctcctgcctctcctctccGGAGGGCGAGTTCCCCGAGGATTTCGAGCCCAGGGACCTGCCTCCCTTCGGCGCCCACCAGCCCGCCGAGCCCGCCTGCTCCGAGGAAGAGGAGCACGTCCGAGCCCCCAGCGGCCACCACCAGGCCGGCCACTGCCTGATGTGGGCTTGCAAAGCCTGCAAGAGAAAGTCCACCACGATGGACCGGCGGAAGGCGGCCACcatgagggagaggaggaggctgaagaAAGTGAACCAGGCGTTTGAGACCCTGAAGAGGTGCACCACGGCCAACCCCAACCAAAGACTCCCCAAAGTAGAGATCCTGAGGAACGCCATCAGATACATCGAGAGCCTCCAGGAGCTCTTGAGGGAGCAGGTAGAAAACTACTATCACCTGCCGGGACAGAGCTGCTCCGAGCCGACCAGCCCCACCTCCAGCTGCTCCGACGGCATG GCTGACTGCGGCAGCCCGGTGTGGCCGGCGAGAGGCAGCAGCTTCGAGGCCGGTTACTGCTCCGAGATGCCCCACG GGTACGGCGcggagcccagcagcaccctgtCCAGCCTGGACTGCCTCTCCAGCATCGTGGACCGCCTCTCCCCGGGGGGGGAGCCCCTCCGACACCCCGGCTCCCTCTCGCCGGGCGCCAGCATCGACTCGGGGCCCGGGACGCCCGGGACGCCGCCGCCCCGACGGACCTACCAGGCGCTATGA